One Kushneria konosiri genomic window, CCAGAATAATGATGGGGATGATGGCGCACAGCAGCATCTGCGGACGATAGTCGGCATAAAAGCCCTGCAGCGCATCGACCTGGTCCCAGACTCGATTGCTCAGCGTGGCGCTATGCTGGCGTCGCGCCCATAGCGGACCGAGAACGGCGATACGCTCCAAGAGCTCTTTCCGGACGGATTGGCGAATTTCGATACCACCACGGGCGCCGCAGAGCGTACGAGCCCGAACCAGCAGTCCTCGCGCAATAAAGGCCGGCGGTAGCAGCAGCAGGGGGATCAAGAGAGAGGAAAAGTCGGCACCGTCGATTACCATGCGCTGAGCAATGGTCGCAATGCACCAGGCCTGTACCATCAGGACCAGTGTTGAAAGGGTACCTGCAATGACTGAAAGTCGGCTCCAGCGAGCGCCTCGACTAGCAGTGCGCTGCAGCCATTGGCGCGGTGTTTCATTCGAGGCCATGACGGCTCCATCGAGAGCGGGCTTACAATATCAACAAAAAAGCGGGCAAACGCACAGCGGTACTTCGTCGCAGCCGTGACAGTGCTGATACGGCGCCGAACGCCACCTTAAGTGCGCGCGCTGGTTGGCGTATAATAGTGGCACGTTTTTCAGCCAATGGCCGTTTTCATGACTGTACGCACGCGTATTGCCCCTTCGCCGACCGGGGATCCCCATGTCGGTACTGCCTATGTGGCGCTTTTCAATCTTTGCTTTGCGAAGCAGCACGGCGGTGAGTTCATCCTGCGCATCGAGGACACCGACCGGGTGCGCTCCACCTCCGAATCCGAGCAAATGATTCTGGATTCCCTGCGCTGGCTGGGCATCGAGTGGTCCGAAGGGCCCGACGTGGGCGGACCACATGGTCCTTATCGTCAGAGTGAGCGTGGCGATATCTATGCCACACATGTTCAGAAGCTTCTGGACAGCGGCCATGCCTTCAAGTGCTACCGCACCAGTGAAGAACTTGACGAGATGCGCGAGACGCGCAAGGCGCAGGGGCTCTACGCGGCACTAAAACCGGAAGACCTTTACCTGGACGCAGACGAGCACGCTCGACGCGAACAGGAAAACTGGCCTCATGTCGTACGCATGAAGGTACCAGGGGAGGGGAGCTGCCGCTTCAATGACATGCTGCGTGGCGAGATCGAGGTGGACTGGGCTCAGGTAGACGCCCAGATCCTGATGAAATCGGATGGTATGCCGACCTATCATCTGGCCAACGTGGTCGATGATCACCTCATGGGCATCACGCATGTCCTGCGTGGTGAGGAGTGGATCAACTCGGCGCCCAAGCACATTCTGCTCTATGAGTATTTCGGCTGGGAAATGCCGGCGCTGTGTCACCTGCCGTTATTGCGTAATCCGGACAAATCCAAGCTGTCCAAGCGCAAAAATCCGACCTCGATCAACTATTACAAGCGCATGGGTTATTTGCCTCAGGCAGTGACCAACTACCTGGGGCGCATGGGTTGGTCAATGCCGGATGAGCGCGAGAAATTCACACTGGATGAGATGATGGCGAATTTCGACATTCATCGCATCTCGCTGGGCGGGCCGGTGTTCGATCTTGAGAAGCTGACCTGGCTCAACGGCGTCTATCTCCGCGAAGATCTTGATGACGAAGCCCTCCTGCGCAAGCTGATGCAGTGGGCGTTCAACGAAGACTATGTGGCGCAGATTCTGCCTCAGGTCAGACCTCGTGTTCAGACCCTTGCTGAAGTCATGCCGCTGGCCGGGCATTTCTTTGCGGGGCTGCCGAATCTGCGGGTCGAACAGTTCGATGAGACCGGGATGACACGTGAGCAGACGGTTCGCCTGCTGCAGTTTCTGGTCTGGCGACTCGAAAACGTGCGCAGCTGGGACAAGGAGTCTCTTCTTTCAGAGGTCAAACTACTGTCAGGCTATCTTGAGCTCAAGATGAAGGCTTTTCTGGCACCGGTATTCATTGCGGTTACCGGCAGTCAGACCTCCACCTCGGTCATGGATGCCATGGTGATTCTGGGATCTGACATGACCCGGGCCAGACTGCGACATGCTATTGCCGTGCTTGGCGGCGCTTCCAAGAAACAGACTAAGGCGCTGGAAAAGGAATACCGCGATCTGCCTGCGAGTGACGCATAAGGGGCTTGACGCTTTTCAGTACAATCAGTAAGATACGCCCCGTTCCTGACCGCAGTTATTGGCACAGGTCGGGGCAGTGGGGCCTTAGCTCAGCTGGGAGAGCGCGACACTGGCAGTGTCGAGGTCAGCGGTTCGATCCCGCTAGGCTCCACCACCTTTTGCGTCCCATTCGTCTAGTGGTCTAGGACACCGCCCTTTCACGGCGGTAACAGGGGTTCGAACCCCCTATGGGACGCCACTTCCTTCCTGATTTATTCCAATTGTGCATTGCGCAAAATCTGCGCACATCATTTCCCGATGCGACGCAAATTTTTATGCGTTCGGGGCTTGACACCTTTCCAAATTGTCCACCGGTTCCGGCTTTCGCTGATCTGCTGTCAAGGTAGTGTCAAAAGCGAAGGCTATCTCATTGTTTTTATAAAAATCTCTTTATATTCAGTTACTTGCGACTGGTTAAAAAATGCCCAATCTGTCTGGAGTGCCCAGAATATGGCGATTTTGAGACCTTCTTCATACGTTATAAACAGGCTTATCCACAGTTTGTGTGGACAATAAAAATCCGGGCGTAATGTGATGAGATCAGGGGGGGTTGTCAAGCAATAAAAAGCATTAGAGGAACAGGTGAAAACGGTTCAACCCATGCTTTTGACAGATATAAAAAAGGCCGCCTTCGGCAGCCTTTTCAGTAAGCGGTTGTCAGGTTACGACTGCCCGGGATAATCCCTTTGCGTATACCCCTTGTAGAGCTGTCTCGGGCGGCCGATACGACTGCCATTGGTAATCATCTCGTTCCAGTGCGAGATCCAGCCTGTGGTGCGTGCTACTGCAAAGATGACGGTGAACATGTTTTTTGGAATACCCAGTGCGCGAAGGATGATGCCCGAATAGAAATCGACGTTGGGGTAGAGCTTGCGCTCAATGAAGTAGTCATCTTCCAGTGCGATCTGTTCGAGGCGCTTGGCGATTTTGAGCTGCGGGTCGTCTCCCATGCCCAGCTCTTCAAGCACTTCGTCGCAGGTTTCCTTCATGACCTTGGCGCGCGGGTCGAAGTTTCGATACACCCGATGGCCAAAGCCCATAAGACGGAAGGCGTCCTGTTTGTCCTTGGCGCGGTCAACAAAGCGTTGAATGTTTTCTTCGGATTCGTCACCGATTTCGGCAAGCATGTTGAGAACAGCTTCGTTGGCACCGCCATGAGCCGGACCCCACAGTGCTGCAATGCCGGCACTGATACAGGCAAACGGATTGGCGCCGGTAGAGCCTGCCAGTCGAACCGTGGAGGTCGAGGCATTTTGTTCGTGGTCGGCATGAAGCATGAAGATCCGGTCCATGGCCTTGGCGGCAACCGGATTGATTTCATACGGCTCGCAGGGATTGCTGAACATCATGTAGAGGAAGTTTTCAGCGTAATTCAGGTCGTTGCGAGGATAGACGAAAGGTTGACCAACATTGTACTTGTAGCACATGGCCGCAAGTGTCGGCATCTTGGCAATCAGGCGAATGGCAGAAACCTGCCGATCATGTTCCTGAGTAATGTCCAGGTTGTCATGATAAAAGGCTGAAAGGGCACCGGCGACACCGCACAGCACGGCCATCGGGTGCGCATCGCGGCGAAAGCCCTTGAAGAAATTGACAATTTGCTCGTGCACCATGGTATGGCGCGATACGCTGCTGCGAAATGCCTCATAGGCATCCTGGTCGGGAATTTCCCCGTTGAGCAGTAGATAACTCAGCTCGGTGTGGTTGGAGTGTGTAGCAAGTTGTTCGATAGGGTAGCCGCGGTGCAGCAAAATGCTGTTGGCGCCATCGATATAAGTGATTTCCGATTCACAAGATGCGGTAGACACAAATCCCGGATCGTAGGTGAAATAACCGTGATCTATCAGGCCGCGAACATCGATCACATCGGGGCCCGTGGTGCCCGAATAGATAGGCAGCTCGACGGGAGCATCCAGACCGTCGATGGTCAATTGTGCCTTTCTGTCAGCCATGAGGCCTCCTCGAATTATATAAAATACTGTTTTATCAGATATGTCCGCCAAATCGTTGGGGCCCACTATTGAGCGGGTGCGACAGTTTGTCAATTCCACGCATGCCCGGGCCCGGGCATGGTGTCTTCATTCCATGAGCACGCCACAAAAAGCTTTTTTTAATGTCTTCAAGGCAAGACTGTAGCCTGTTTTGCCCTGGTGTTTGAGCTTTCAATGCGTTTACAAAAATGTGCGTCAATTTGTCATCCGAACGTCGGGGACATATAATTAATGGCCGCGCGACGGGCGATTCATCGCCTGTCCAGGCGACCTGACCTGATAATGATTGAATCCTACCAAAAACTGCCCGTGGTCTATTTCATGCGGGCCGGGAGAGAAAAGCGCCGTGAAGAGTCAACGACCCTTGTCGACTGCCAAGCGTCCGGTGAATCTGGACCTTTCAAGTATCCAGTTTCCCCTGCCTGCACTTGTATCCATTTCACATAGAGTGTCAGGCATATTGTTGTTTATCGGTCTGATCTTCCTGATGTGGGCCTTCCAGGTTTCCCTGTCCTCACCCGCCGGATTCGATACCGTCCGCGAAGCAATGGCTCATGGTTTCTTCGCCAAGCTGGTGCTGTGGGGGCTGCTATCTGCTCTTGGTTTTCACCTTGTCGCAGGGGTGCGCCATCTCGTGATGGACATGGGGCATGGCGAAACACTGGAAGGTGGCCAGCGTGGCTCTCAGCTGACCATCATTATCAGTGCATTACTCGTTATTATGGCAGGAGTCTGGGTATGGTAATCAATATTTTGAATCCGGGACGCAACGGGGTAGCCGACTGGATGATTCAGCGTGCGTCTGCCGTGATTCTGGGGCTTTATACCCTCTTTATGGTGGCGTACCTGCTGTTTACTCCTGACCTGGACTATGCCGCCTGGTCAGGGCTTTTCAGCCATCTCTGGATGAAGGTGTTCACGCTGCTGGCACTTCTTTCCGTTGCTGCACATGCCTGGGTAGGCCTGTGGATCGTGGCAACCGACTACATCAAGCCCGCCGCCATCCGGTTCGGCGCGCTGCTATTCGTCATCCTGGCCCTGTTTGTGTTTGTGGTCTGGGGTGTGCAGGTTCTCTGGGGAGTTTGACATGACACAGTTACGTACCCTGACCTTTGATGCCATCATTATCGGTGGCGGTGGTTCCGGTCTGCGCGCGGCACTTCAGCTGGCGCAATCAGGCAAGCAGAC contains:
- the gltX gene encoding glutamate--tRNA ligase, with product MTVRTRIAPSPTGDPHVGTAYVALFNLCFAKQHGGEFILRIEDTDRVRSTSESEQMILDSLRWLGIEWSEGPDVGGPHGPYRQSERGDIYATHVQKLLDSGHAFKCYRTSEELDEMRETRKAQGLYAALKPEDLYLDADEHARREQENWPHVVRMKVPGEGSCRFNDMLRGEIEVDWAQVDAQILMKSDGMPTYHLANVVDDHLMGITHVLRGEEWINSAPKHILLYEYFGWEMPALCHLPLLRNPDKSKLSKRKNPTSINYYKRMGYLPQAVTNYLGRMGWSMPDEREKFTLDEMMANFDIHRISLGGPVFDLEKLTWLNGVYLREDLDDEALLRKLMQWAFNEDYVAQILPQVRPRVQTLAEVMPLAGHFFAGLPNLRVEQFDETGMTREQTVRLLQFLVWRLENVRSWDKESLLSEVKLLSGYLELKMKAFLAPVFIAVTGSQTSTSVMDAMVILGSDMTRARLRHAIAVLGGASKKQTKALEKEYRDLPASDA
- the gltA gene encoding citrate synthase; its protein translation is MADRKAQLTIDGLDAPVELPIYSGTTGPDVIDVRGLIDHGYFTYDPGFVSTASCESEITYIDGANSILLHRGYPIEQLATHSNHTELSYLLLNGEIPDQDAYEAFRSSVSRHTMVHEQIVNFFKGFRRDAHPMAVLCGVAGALSAFYHDNLDITQEHDRQVSAIRLIAKMPTLAAMCYKYNVGQPFVYPRNDLNYAENFLYMMFSNPCEPYEINPVAAKAMDRIFMLHADHEQNASTSTVRLAGSTGANPFACISAGIAALWGPAHGGANEAVLNMLAEIGDESEENIQRFVDRAKDKQDAFRLMGFGHRVYRNFDPRAKVMKETCDEVLEELGMGDDPQLKIAKRLEQIALEDDYFIERKLYPNVDFYSGIILRALGIPKNMFTVIFAVARTTGWISHWNEMITNGSRIGRPRQLYKGYTQRDYPGQS
- the sdhC gene encoding succinate dehydrogenase, cytochrome b556 subunit, encoding MSTAKRPVNLDLSSIQFPLPALVSISHRVSGILLFIGLIFLMWAFQVSLSSPAGFDTVREAMAHGFFAKLVLWGLLSALGFHLVAGVRHLVMDMGHGETLEGGQRGSQLTIIISALLVIMAGVWVW
- the sdhD gene encoding succinate dehydrogenase, hydrophobic membrane anchor protein, whose protein sequence is MVINILNPGRNGVADWMIQRASAVILGLYTLFMVAYLLFTPDLDYAAWSGLFSHLWMKVFTLLALLSVAAHAWVGLWIVATDYIKPAAIRFGALLFVILALFVFVVWGVQVLWGV